A part of Streptococcus porcinus genomic DNA contains:
- a CDS encoding CtsR family transcriptional regulator produces the protein MPTKNTSDSIEEYIKELLAQSGIAEIKRSLLADSFQVVPSQINYVIKTRFTESRGYEVESKRGGGGYIRIAKVHFSDKHHLIGNLTANIGQQVSEVVFTDSIQLLFDEHLITEREGNVILAMASDKVLGADASAIRARMLYRLLQRIDRKGSN, from the coding sequence ATGCCGACAAAAAACACATCGGATAGCATTGAGGAATATATCAAAGAGTTATTAGCTCAATCAGGGATTGCCGAAATTAAACGTTCTCTATTAGCAGATTCTTTCCAAGTGGTACCAAGTCAGATTAATTATGTTATTAAAACCCGTTTCACTGAGAGTCGTGGATATGAAGTTGAGAGTAAGCGTGGTGGAGGTGGCTATATTCGAATTGCTAAAGTTCATTTTTCAGATAAACACCATCTCATTGGCAATTTAACTGCAAATATTGGTCAGCAGGTGAGTGAAGTCGTTTTTACTGATTCTATTCAATTATTATTTGATGAACATTTAATTACTGAACGTGAGGGGAATGTTATCTTAGCCATGGCCTCTGATAAAGTTTTAGGGGCAGACGCGTCTGCTATTCGTGCGCGTATGCTATATCGCTTGCTACAGCGTATTGACAGGAAGGGAAGCAATTAA
- the groL gene encoding chaperonin GroEL (60 kDa chaperone family; promotes refolding of misfolded polypeptides especially under stressful conditions; forms two stacked rings of heptamers to form a barrel-shaped 14mer; ends can be capped by GroES; misfolded proteins enter the barrel where they are refolded when GroES binds) has product MAKDIKFSADARAAMVRGVDILADTVKVTLGPKGRNVVLEKAFGSPLITNDGVTIAKEIELEDHFENMGAKLVSEVASKTNDIAGDGTTTATVLTQAIVREGLKNVTAGANPIGIRRGIEKATSAAVGELKTIAQPVTGKEAIAQVAAVSSRSEKVGEYISEAMERVGNDGVITIEESRGMETELEVVEGMQFDRGYLSQYMVTDNEKMVADLENPFILITDKKISNIQEILPLLEEVLKTSRPLLIVADDVDGEALPTLVLNKIRGTFNVVAVKAPGFGDRRKAMLEDIAILTGGTVITEDLGLELKDATIAALGQAAKVTVDKDSTVIVEGSGSAEAIANRVGLIKSQLETTTSDFDREKLQERLAKLAGGVAVIKVGAATETELKEMKLRIEDALNATRAAVEEGIVSGGGTALVTVIEKVAALDLTGDEATGRNIVLRALEEPVRQIAYNAGFEGSVIIDKLKNSPVGTGFNAASGEWVDMIETGIIDPVKVTRSALQNAASVASLILTTEAVVANKPEPAAPAMPAGMDPSMMGGMM; this is encoded by the coding sequence ATGGCAAAAGATATTAAATTTTCAGCAGATGCGCGTGCAGCAATGGTACGTGGTGTAGATATTTTAGCAGATACAGTTAAGGTTACCTTGGGACCAAAAGGCCGTAATGTTGTACTTGAAAAAGCCTTTGGCTCACCTCTAATCACCAATGATGGGGTAACCATTGCTAAAGAAATTGAATTGGAAGATCACTTCGAAAATATGGGTGCAAAACTGGTTTCAGAAGTAGCATCAAAAACTAACGATATTGCTGGTGATGGAACCACCACTGCGACAGTTTTAACACAGGCTATTGTTCGTGAAGGCTTGAAAAACGTGACTGCAGGAGCTAACCCAATCGGTATTCGTCGTGGGATTGAAAAAGCTACTTCAGCAGCTGTTGGAGAGTTGAAAACAATTGCACAACCTGTTACTGGTAAAGAAGCTATTGCTCAAGTAGCAGCTGTATCATCACGTTCAGAAAAAGTCGGTGAATACATTTCAGAAGCTATGGAACGTGTTGGAAATGATGGAGTTATCACAATTGAAGAGTCACGCGGTATGGAGACTGAGCTTGAAGTAGTTGAAGGTATGCAGTTTGACCGTGGTTACTTGTCACAATACATGGTGACTGACAATGAGAAGATGGTTGCTGATCTTGAAAATCCATTTATTCTAATAACAGATAAGAAAATTTCAAATATTCAAGAAATCCTACCATTACTAGAAGAAGTTCTTAAAACAAGTCGCCCATTGCTTATTGTTGCTGACGATGTGGATGGAGAAGCATTACCAACTCTTGTTTTGAACAAAATCCGTGGAACATTTAACGTTGTGGCTGTGAAAGCCCCAGGATTTGGTGATCGTCGTAAAGCTATGTTAGAAGATATTGCTATTTTAACTGGTGGAACAGTAATTACAGAAGATTTAGGACTGGAGCTTAAGGATGCGACAATTGCTGCGCTTGGACAGGCTGCTAAAGTAACTGTTGACAAGGATTCTACAGTCATTGTTGAGGGCTCTGGCTCTGCTGAAGCGATTGCTAACCGTGTGGGACTAATCAAATCACAGTTAGAAACAACAACTTCAGACTTTGATCGTGAGAAATTACAAGAACGTTTAGCTAAATTGGCAGGTGGTGTCGCAGTTATTAAAGTAGGTGCTGCAACAGAAACAGAATTAAAAGAAATGAAATTGCGCATTGAAGATGCTTTAAACGCTACTCGTGCAGCAGTAGAAGAAGGTATTGTTAGTGGTGGTGGAACAGCACTTGTGACGGTTATTGAAAAAGTCGCTGCGCTTGACTTAACAGGAGATGAGGCGACCGGACGTAATATTGTTCTTCGTGCACTTGAAGAGCCGGTTCGTCAAATTGCTTATAATGCTGGCTTTGAAGGTTCGGTTATTATTGACAAGTTAAAAAATAGCCCAGTAGGAACTGGTTTTAATGCTGCAAGTGGTGAATGGGTTGACATGATTGAAACAGGCATTATCGATCCTGTGAAAGTGACACGTTCTGCACTTCAAAATGCAGCATCAGTTGCAAGTTTAATATTGACTACTGAAGCGGTTGTAGCCAATAAACCAGAACCAGCAGCTCCAGCGATGCCAGCCGGAATGGATCCAAGCATGATGGGTGGCATGATGTAA
- a CDS encoding ATP-dependent Clp protease ATP-binding subunit, translating into MIDYSLKMQEIFKQAQYQAARFDSQYLETWHLLLAMVVVNNSLAGLVFNEFDDKVAIEEYEAAAILAMGQTPNDDVKEWALKGQSRTLTKILQFSDAIRQVTGAQEVGSEHVLFAILLNPDVMAARLLEMAGFKLRDEGQGDLKISDLRKAIERQAAYSKEIIKAIYELRKPKKSKAGGTFSDMMKPASSAGELSDFTRDLTQMASQGLLEPVIGRDKEITRMVQVLSRKTKNNPVLVGDAGVGKTALAYGLAQRIVEGAIPYELQDMRVLELDMMSVVAGTRFRGDFEERMNQIIDDIEADGKIILFVDELHTIMGSGSGIDSTLDAANILKPALSRGTLHMVGATTQEEYQKHIEKDAALSRRFAKILIEEPSLEDAYKILLGLKSSYEMYHNVSISDQAVKVAVKVAHRYLTSKNLPDSAIDLLDEASATVQGLIKKETPSFLSPIDQAILDGNFKKVASLLKAGQKTKPNPTPVTEDDIMATLSKLSGIPLEKISQADSQKYLRLEEELHKRVIGQDEAISAISRAIRRNQSGIRTGKRPIGSFMFLGPTGVGKTELAKALAEVLFDDESALIRFDMSEYMEKFSASRLNGAPPGYVGYDEGGELTEKVRNRPYSVLLFDEVEKAHPDIFNVLLQVLDDGVLTDSRGRKVDFTNTIIIMTSNLGATALRDDKTVGFGARDISQDHQAMEKRILEELKKAYRPEFINRIDEKVVFHSLTQDDMQQVVRIMVKPLVAALEEKGIALKFQPSALKYLSEKGYDIEMGARPLRRTIQTEVEDKLSELLLSGQLASGNKLKVGLTKGKIKCDIE; encoded by the coding sequence ATGATAGATTATTCACTTAAAATGCAGGAAATTTTCAAGCAGGCTCAATATCAAGCGGCACGCTTTGATAGCCAATATTTAGAAACATGGCATCTTCTTTTAGCAATGGTTGTGGTTAACAATTCACTCGCTGGACTTGTCTTCAATGAATTTGATGATAAAGTTGCTATAGAAGAATATGAAGCAGCAGCTATTTTGGCTATGGGACAAACGCCAAATGATGATGTGAAAGAATGGGCTTTAAAAGGTCAGTCTAGAACTTTAACAAAAATTCTCCAGTTTTCAGATGCTATCCGTCAAGTAACGGGTGCCCAGGAAGTGGGATCAGAACACGTGCTTTTTGCAATATTGTTGAACCCTGATGTGATGGCAGCACGTTTGCTTGAAATGGCTGGTTTTAAACTAAGAGATGAGGGACAAGGGGACTTGAAAATCTCTGATTTACGTAAAGCAATTGAAAGACAGGCTGCCTATAGCAAAGAGATTATTAAAGCTATTTATGAATTACGCAAACCTAAAAAATCAAAAGCGGGTGGGACATTCTCAGATATGATGAAACCGGCAAGTTCAGCAGGTGAACTTTCTGATTTCACACGTGATTTAACGCAAATGGCCAGTCAAGGACTTTTAGAACCGGTGATTGGTCGAGATAAAGAAATTACCCGAATGGTTCAGGTATTGAGCCGCAAGACTAAGAATAATCCGGTCTTAGTTGGAGATGCGGGTGTTGGGAAAACGGCTTTGGCATATGGACTAGCTCAACGAATTGTCGAGGGGGCTATTCCCTACGAATTGCAGGATATGCGAGTTTTGGAATTGGACATGATGAGTGTGGTTGCAGGAACTCGTTTTCGTGGAGATTTTGAAGAGCGAATGAATCAAATCATAGATGATATTGAAGCTGATGGGAAAATCATTCTTTTTGTTGATGAGTTACATACGATTATGGGTTCAGGAAGTGGTATTGATAGTACCTTAGATGCGGCTAACATTTTGAAACCAGCCTTGTCTCGCGGAACGCTACATATGGTAGGTGCAACAACTCAGGAAGAATATCAAAAACATATTGAAAAAGATGCAGCTCTATCTCGTCGTTTTGCTAAAATTTTAATTGAAGAACCAAGCCTTGAAGATGCTTACAAAATTCTTCTTGGTCTAAAATCTTCTTATGAGATGTATCATAATGTTAGTATTTCTGATCAGGCTGTCAAAGTGGCTGTTAAAGTTGCACATCGTTATTTAACTAGTAAAAACCTGCCAGATTCTGCTATAGACCTCTTAGATGAGGCAAGTGCAACTGTCCAGGGACTAATAAAAAAAGAGACCCCATCCTTTTTAAGCCCTATTGATCAAGCTATCCTAGATGGGAATTTTAAAAAAGTGGCTAGTTTGTTAAAAGCCGGTCAGAAAACAAAGCCCAATCCAACCCCAGTTACAGAAGATGATATTATGGCAACTTTGAGTAAACTATCAGGGATACCGCTAGAGAAAATTAGTCAAGCTGATAGCCAAAAATACCTTCGTTTAGAGGAAGAATTACACAAACGCGTTATTGGTCAAGACGAAGCTATTTCAGCTATTTCAAGGGCTATACGTCGTAATCAATCTGGTATTCGAACTGGCAAACGCCCAATCGGTTCATTTATGTTTCTAGGTCCAACAGGTGTTGGGAAAACAGAGCTGGCTAAAGCCTTGGCTGAGGTTTTATTTGATGATGAATCAGCATTAATTCGTTTTGATATGTCAGAGTACATGGAAAAATTTTCAGCCAGTCGTCTTAATGGTGCCCCTCCAGGATATGTGGGCTATGACGAGGGTGGAGAATTGACAGAAAAAGTAAGAAATAGACCTTACTCCGTTTTGCTCTTTGATGAAGTTGAAAAAGCTCATCCAGATATTTTCAACGTTCTTCTTCAAGTTTTGGATGATGGGGTGCTGACAGATTCTCGCGGTCGCAAAGTTGACTTCACGAATACTATTATTATCATGACTAGCAATTTAGGTGCAACAGCACTTCGAGATGATAAGACTGTAGGTTTTGGTGCTCGAGATATTAGCCAAGATCACCAAGCTATGGAAAAACGTATTTTAGAAGAACTAAAGAAAGCTTATCGTCCTGAATTTATTAATCGAATTGATGAAAAGGTTGTTTTCCACAGTTTAACTCAAGATGATATGCAACAAGTAGTGAGGATTATGGTGAAACCGTTAGTTGCTGCCTTAGAAGAAAAGGGAATTGCTCTAAAATTCCAGCCGTCAGCACTTAAATACCTATCTGAAAAAGGTTATGATATTGAAATGGGAGCTCGTCCTCTTCGAAGAACGATTCAAACAGAAGTTGAGGATAAATTGTCAGAGTTACTCCTTTCGGGACAGTTAGCTTCTGGAAATAAATTAAAAGTTGGTTTAACTAAAGGTAAAATAAAATGTGACATAGAATAA
- a CDS encoding G5 domain-containing protein — translation MFRDKKEVFSIRKTVLGVGSILLGVMLTTQVVGAEETTGLVTSTSPTSLVTTAPAVTNSTSTTATTPLATSGTVTSSGTTTLAVPMIPTVTETVISSPIRYVSDPSQAVGYRQIQTQGVDGKLITTQTGALDANGNPVITVQRIEPTETVIVLGTKPTTTVTSTTPATTVYSVDVTKPVGTDLVIPAVDGSTSTTTTYKIETETTAPTSPAVYSEAYKWIDQPFYHVDSTQALPSDRIAVDSLFVPMPALPADFNRSESTVREYAQYAENYMYDYIPVTNADGSTTRTRVVRPVTSEMLDPTNSQLRATLGLSDDNTFYARLLQASKDDLWNTSAQDYGLELVPENLTSSSDDFLRYNNSNIINDALYADIKADYQRAQLAYNQLTALGTLTAEQQADMDLMTRQFDSLTRRYNNYRDSVKIDVDYSHTAMPDDQKQDFEARLQSLPLEIQRVIANLVIYDGEIPGMGATTLGLASSADQSISLKYVSNNTELLATVLHEMTHIIDFKSGLYMETSDRNTDNTIDTVMALSDTTEFLDVYHTYFDRPDVWSYYRDNSEEAFAEGLSQYIMHRLYGTPYDTFVANPLTGDAYMPGNGSGYSPFAASEYYFASLYHKLFDYPRTARVVPYLVTDTVTAPVNGRVIYGAMPVETTVSTPYKTIYAGDMTLAYDPTGQSNIIKEGVNGSETTRTTYTLDSNNQLVATESVVSSSIAKDQVIIKGIKPVASDKQVAMTVVYQEVKDRSLGDWQVKVVDAGQDGLVRLTTTYSLDPVTGVITPSTKEILIAQMRPMIIQYQVGTSQSSPIAYQVQYVNDPHIPLGTQVILNPGREGSSTVSVVSYHFVQDGPNSRFESIVYSSPVVVAAQDRVIAVGSKLTVVAPKSEISEIGIVSKETQEPMVQVGSTKAPVLKEMNQEPLKSTLPTTGDDDNFFMTVISSILLFGLGLKLKKKDII, via the coding sequence ATGTTTAGGGATAAAAAAGAAGTTTTTAGCATCCGCAAAACGGTGCTGGGGGTTGGTAGTATCTTATTAGGGGTGATGCTAACAACCCAGGTTGTCGGTGCAGAGGAGACTACTGGACTAGTGACATCGACGTCACCAACAAGTTTGGTAACGACAGCACCTGCTGTTACAAACTCAACTAGTACTACTGCAACAACACCTTTAGCTACTAGTGGAACAGTTACATCATCTGGAACAACGACTTTAGCAGTACCGATGATTCCAACTGTTACGGAAACGGTTATTTCTAGTCCGATCCGATATGTTTCAGATCCTAGCCAAGCTGTGGGTTACCGACAAATCCAGACTCAAGGTGTGGATGGTAAATTAATTACCACTCAGACAGGAGCTTTAGATGCTAATGGTAATCCAGTAATTACGGTTCAGCGGATTGAGCCAACCGAAACAGTCATTGTTTTAGGAACCAAGCCGACGACTACGGTAACCTCGACGACACCAGCTACTACTGTTTACAGTGTTGATGTTACAAAACCTGTGGGGACAGATCTTGTCATTCCTGCGGTTGATGGCAGTACCAGTACAACTACTACATATAAGATAGAGACAGAAACCACAGCTCCCACAAGTCCAGCTGTTTATTCTGAAGCTTATAAATGGATTGACCAGCCTTTTTACCATGTTGATTCTACACAGGCATTGCCTAGTGACCGAATTGCTGTAGATAGTCTTTTTGTGCCTATGCCAGCTTTACCAGCTGACTTTAATAGAAGTGAAAGCACTGTTAGGGAGTATGCTCAGTATGCTGAAAACTACATGTACGACTACATCCCTGTTACGAATGCTGATGGTTCAACTACTCGAACACGTGTGGTTCGACCTGTAACAAGTGAAATGCTAGATCCAACTAACTCCCAACTTAGAGCAACACTTGGCTTATCAGATGATAATACATTTTATGCTCGACTGTTGCAAGCGAGTAAAGATGATTTGTGGAATACTTCGGCTCAAGATTACGGACTAGAGTTGGTACCAGAAAATTTGACAAGCTCTAGTGATGATTTTTTAAGATATAACAATAGTAATATTATTAATGATGCTTTATATGCAGATATTAAAGCTGATTATCAACGAGCACAGCTGGCTTATAATCAATTAACAGCACTAGGCACCTTAACTGCTGAGCAACAAGCTGATATGGATTTGATGACCAGACAATTTGATTCCTTAACACGTCGCTATAATAACTACCGAGATAGTGTCAAGATTGATGTGGATTATAGCCATACAGCTATGCCTGATGATCAAAAGCAGGATTTTGAAGCAAGGCTACAGTCTCTCCCTTTAGAAATTCAGCGTGTTATTGCTAATTTGGTTATCTATGATGGGGAAATTCCTGGTATGGGAGCAACTACACTTGGTTTAGCTAGTTCCGCAGATCAATCTATCTCTTTGAAGTATGTGTCTAATAATACTGAATTGTTAGCGACTGTTTTGCATGAGATGACTCATATTATTGATTTCAAAAGTGGTCTTTATATGGAAACCTCTGATCGCAATACTGATAACACGATTGACACTGTCATGGCTCTTTCGGACACAACGGAATTCTTAGATGTTTACCATACTTATTTTGATCGCCCAGATGTGTGGTCATATTACAGAGATAATAGTGAGGAAGCATTTGCTGAAGGGCTAAGCCAATACATCATGCATCGTTTATACGGTACTCCTTATGATACATTTGTTGCCAACCCGCTTACAGGGGATGCATATATGCCTGGAAATGGAAGTGGGTATAGTCCATTTGCTGCGTCAGAGTATTATTTTGCTAGTCTTTATCATAAATTGTTTGACTATCCAAGAACTGCTCGAGTTGTACCTTACTTAGTCACAGACACGGTGACCGCACCGGTCAATGGTCGAGTTATTTATGGTGCAATGCCGGTTGAAACTACAGTGTCAACACCTTATAAAACGATTTATGCGGGCGATATGACTTTAGCTTATGATCCTACGGGGCAAAGTAATATCATAAAAGAAGGTGTAAATGGGTCAGAAACAACTAGAACCACCTATACACTTGACAGTAATAATCAATTAGTTGCAACTGAGTCAGTTGTTTCTTCTAGCATAGCTAAAGATCAAGTCATTATTAAGGGAATTAAACCGGTAGCTAGTGATAAACAAGTGGCTATGACTGTTGTTTACCAAGAAGTGAAGGACCGTTCGCTTGGTGATTGGCAAGTTAAGGTAGTTGATGCTGGACAAGATGGTCTTGTGAGGTTGACAACAACTTATAGTCTTGATCCAGTGACTGGTGTTATCACACCATCTACTAAGGAAATTCTTATAGCGCAAATGCGTCCAATGATTATACAATATCAAGTAGGTACGTCGCAGTCGAGTCCGATTGCTTATCAGGTTCAGTATGTTAATGATCCTCATATTCCCCTTGGAACTCAGGTAATTCTTAATCCAGGACGAGAAGGATCATCCACAGTGAGTGTGGTCTCATACCATTTTGTTCAAGATGGTCCTAATAGTCGATTTGAATCCATTGTTTATAGTAGCCCAGTAGTTGTAGCTGCTCAAGATCGAGTGATTGCGGTTGGTTCAAAACTTACTGTAGTGGCTCCTAAGTCAGAGATTTCTGAGATAGGAATCGTTAGTAAAGAAACTCAAGAGCCGATGGTCCAGGTTGGATCAACAAAAGCTCCAGTCCTTAAAGAGATGAATCAAGAGCCCTTAAAATCAACTTTACCAACTACTGGTGATGATGATAATTTCTTTATGACAGTGATTTCTAGCATTTTATTATTTGGATTAGGGTTAAAACTCAAGAAAAAAGATATTATCTAA
- the groES gene encoding co-chaperone GroES → MLKPLGDRVVVKFNEEQEKTVGGFVLAGAQKESTRKAKVVAVSETGIRTITGELVPPSVKIGQEVLVESGHDLEVTFNEEKVSIIRESDIIAIITE, encoded by the coding sequence ATGTTAAAACCATTAGGTGATCGTGTGGTCGTTAAATTTAATGAAGAGCAAGAAAAAACAGTCGGAGGCTTTGTTCTTGCTGGAGCACAAAAAGAGTCAACAAGAAAAGCTAAGGTTGTAGCTGTTAGCGAAACTGGTATACGAACTATCACTGGTGAGCTTGTACCACCGTCTGTTAAGATTGGTCAAGAGGTTTTAGTTGAAAGCGGACATGATTTAGAAGTAACCTTTAATGAAGAAAAAGTTTCTATCATTAGAGAGTCAGATATTATTGCAATTATTACTGAATAA